Below is a genomic region from Vulgatibacter sp..
GCCAGGAAGGCCAGCTTCCAGTCGACGTCCGCCCGGAAGCCCATCGCCTCGTAGAGCCGGATCGCCGGGGTGTTCTCCCTGCCGGTGAAGAGCGCGGCGCCGTCGCTCGCCCTCCCCTCGCGGCGCGCCCGCTCGAGCACCGCCGAGACGCAGGCGCCGGCGAGACCACGCCGCCGCGCTTCGGGCACGCAATAGGTGGCGCCCACGTGGAGGTAGCGGCCGGTGGCCGCAGCCTCGGTGCTCATCGCGAGGATCCGCCCGCCCTCCTGCACCGTCTGCACGCTACCGGCCGCGACCTGCCGCTCCGCCGTGGCGCGGATCGTCGGCTCGTCGGTGGGCATCCCGGCTTCGCGGTGGAGCGCCCCGATGAGCGCGGCGACGTCCGCCTCCTGGCCCGGGCGCGCAGGCGCCGCATGGACGGCGTTCCGCCCCCGGTGGTCGCCCCAACGCAGCACGAAGAGCCGCTCCTCGACGATGTGCCGCAGCTGCGCGGCGACGAAAGGCAGGGCGCGATCGACGGCCTCCGCTGGTCCCAGCACCACCCGCGGCAGCACGGGCCCCTCGAGGAGCGCTGGGAGGATGGCTGCCTCGTTTCCGCCGCAAGCCGGTAGCAAAGCGCCGGGCCCGCGGAAGGAAGCGGCGAGCCCCACGAGCCGTCCGCCCTCGAAGGCACCGACCCAGCCGCCCTGCATCGGCCCGCCGCGATCGTCGATGCCGTGCTGCAGCGCATTGCCCACGAGGAAGAGCGCCCGTGGCTCGATGGGCGCCAGGTAGCGATCGATCGCCGGACGATCGGCATCGTTCAGCCTGCGGATCTCCATTTCGTCCCCCTTTAACGGCGAAAGGCCCGCTTTGCGCGGGCCCTCGCATCAACCACCTGCGCTTCTCGCGATCAGGCGACCTGCTCGAGCCCGCCATAGGCCGGGATGCGGATGTCGAGGCGCTCGAGCTCCTTCTTCTCACCCACCTCCACGATCTCGTGGCAGGTCGGATCGGAGAGCACCTTCGTCACCAGCTTGTGGTTGAGGTTGTGCCCCGACTTGTGAGCCACGAGGTGGCCGATCACCGGCATGCCGAAGAGCGAGACGTCGCCGATCGAGTCGAGGATCTTGTGGCGCACGAACTCGTCCGGGAAGCGGAGGCCGTCGGGGTTCAAGATCGAGAAGTCGTCGACCACCACCGCGTTCTCCAGCGAGCCGCCACGGGCGAGGCCCATCTTCTTCAGCATCTCCACCTCCCGGTAGAAGCCGAAGGTGCGGGCCCTGCAGATCTCCCGGAGGAAGAAACGATCGCTGAAGTCCATCCGGTACTGCTGCTTCGAGATCAGCGGGTGGTCGAAGTCGATGGTGAAGCTCACCGAGAACTGCGGCGCCGGCAGGAACTTCGCTTCCTTGCCGTCCTCGACGATGGAGACCGGCTTGCGGATCACGAGGAAGCGCTTGTGCTCGCGCTGCACCGCGATGCCCGCCTCCTGGATCAGGTAGACGAAGGGCGCCGCCGAGCCGTCCATGATCGGGACCTCGGGACCGTCGACCTCGACGCGGCAGTTGTCGATGCCGAGGCCGGCCAGCGCCGCCATCAGGTGCTCAATGGTGCCGATCTTGACGTTGCCCCTGCCGATGGTCGTGGCCAGCGTGGTGTCGGTCACGAAGTCGTGCCGCGCGGGGATCTCGACCGGATGCTCGAGGTCGGTGCGCACGAAGACGATGCCGGAGTTGGCAGGTGCCGGGCAGAGCGACAGCGTGATCCGGGCGCCGGAGTGGACGCCCACGCCGGTGCAGCTCACCTTCGACTGGAGCGTGCGCTGGTTCAGCTGGTTCATCGAGAAGTCTCCGAGGAAGGCGGCTGCTGCCTCTTCCAGCCCCGGGGGGCTTTGGCGCTGCGAGCGAAGGCAATTTTCATGCCCCCTTTCGCACGCCCCGCCCAGCCGGGCTGCAAAGGGCTGTTTTCGTTGAGAATCGACCATGCGTCCCTGGCCCAGCCCTGCCCCGTTGCGCGCCGACTTGCCGCATCGCGGCGCAAAAACCGGGACATCGCTGTCAGGGTGCGAACGTCGATTCCGCAGCCGCTCCTTCGTGCCACCGCGGCGGAAGAAGGGTTCCGCGACCGCTCCGGCCTCACAAGCCGGAGGAAAAGGTTGAAATCCGGGGCGAAAACGGTCGATGTGATCCGCCGAATCCGCATTTGACGCGGCGGGTTATAGCATACGAACGTCGACTGGCAAGCTGCCGGCCGGCCCGGGCGAGGCGACCGTGTTCCCTTTGAAGGACGACATCCCCACCCACCACAAGCCGGTGATCACCACCCTGCTGATCGCGGCGAACGTGCTGGTCTATCTCTTCCAGCACGCCGGCTTCCCCTCGTTCGAGGCGTCGGTCTTCTCCCTCGGCGTCACGCCCCGGGAGGTGACCACCGGCGTCGACAGCTGGCCGCCCAGCCTGGCGCCGCCGCTGGCGACCATCTTCACCAGCATGTTCGCCCACGGCGGCCTCTTCCACA
It encodes:
- a CDS encoding GNAT family N-acetyltransferase — encoded protein: MEIRRLNDADRPAIDRYLAPIEPRALFLVGNALQHGIDDRGGPMQGGWVGAFEGGRLVGLAASFRGPGALLPACGGNEAAILPALLEGPVLPRVVLGPAEAVDRALPFVAAQLRHIVEERLFVLRWGDHRGRNAVHAAPARPGQEADVAALIGALHREAGMPTDEPTIRATAERQVAAGSVQTVQEGGRILAMSTEAAATGRYLHVGATYCVPEARRRGLAGACVSAVLERARREGRASDGAALFTGRENTPAIRLYEAMGFRADVDWKLAFLATTTA
- the lpxC gene encoding UDP-3-O-acyl-N-acetylglucosamine deacetylase, with amino-acid sequence MNQLNQRTLQSKVSCTGVGVHSGARITLSLCPAPANSGIVFVRTDLEHPVEIPARHDFVTDTTLATTIGRGNVKIGTIEHLMAALAGLGIDNCRVEVDGPEVPIMDGSAAPFVYLIQEAGIAVQREHKRFLVIRKPVSIVEDGKEAKFLPAPQFSVSFTIDFDHPLISKQQYRMDFSDRFFLREICRARTFGFYREVEMLKKMGLARGGSLENAVVVDDFSILNPDGLRFPDEFVRHKILDSIGDVSLFGMPVIGHLVAHKSGHNLNHKLVTKVLSDPTCHEIVEVGEKKELERLDIRIPAYGGLEQVA